TCACCCTTAGCTAGACTAATTAGTGTATCTAGCCTCTGATTAATTTTTTTATCATCAATTGATTTTATATTATAAAAATTAGTATCTAGTGCTGGAAAATTTTTAGCAGTATCCGATACCTCATTTATATCATTAATAAATCTTTCTGCCCTTTTTGGATTTTCAGCTACAACAACTAAATTTTTATCTAATAATTCAAAAAGGCTTAAAACAAGATGTGCCTTAATTCCTTCACTTAAGCCCTGTATGTATAGCGGGGAATAATCTTTAAGCTGATATTTAATTTTATTAATTTGGTCGACATTAATTAATCTTTCAATTAATCTATTCATTATCTTCTTTCACCAACTTGATAGAATTACACTTATTCATAGCCTTATCTATATCATCTTTTAAGATTATTTCGATTCCTTCGGCAGCAAGTCTGATTTCATCTTCGAGTACTCCTACCTCTTCTTGACTAAAACCACTTAAGACAAATTTAGCAAGATCCCACCTTTCAGGCTTCTTACCAATGGAAACTTTTATTCTTGGAAATTGATCATCTTGGATTTGATAAATAATAGACTTCATTCCATTGTGGCTACCTGCAGAGCCTTTCTTCCTAATCCTAATTGTACCAAAGTCAATATCTATATCGTCATAAATTACAATTAACTTATCTATATCAAATTTATAGAAATTTTTTAATTCTCTAATTGCTTCACCCGAATTATTCATATAGGTTTGTGGTTTTATGAGCATAACTTTATGGCCAGAGATTTCTCCCTGACCATAGAGTGATTTAAATTTTAATTTTCTTACATCTATATCATATTTGTTTGCCAAATAATCAATAGTAATAAAACCTACATTATGCCTAGTATTTTCATATTGTAATCCAGGATTGCCTAGTCCTACAATAAAATACATTATTCAATAACCGTAAATAGACCACTTATTGATTCATAAGTATTAATTCTGTTAATAGCTTCAGCAAGAAGTGGAGCTATTGATAGTTGGGTTATCTTGTCTATTCTTTTTTCTTCTGGTTGGGCTATGGTGTCTGTAATTATAACTTCTTTAACAGATGGTTTTTGAAGTTTCTTTACAGCATCTCCAGAGAATACACCGTGAGTTGCTACTAAATAAACATCTTTTGCGCCATTTTCAACTAGGAAGTCTGCCGCATTTGTAATTGTTCCAGCAGTATCTATCATATCATCAACGATAATAGCGTGCTTACCTTTGAAATCACCAATTACAGACATTACTTCAGAAACATTTGGCATAGGTCTTCTTTTTTCGATTATGGCTATTGGTAATTTTAAGTAGTCAGCAAATTCTCTAGCACGTCTTACACCACCAAGGTCAGGACTTACTACTACAAATTCCTCTGGTTTATCAAAAGCGAATGACTGGAAGTGAGTTGAAAGTAATCTAATTGCAGAGAAATGGTCAACTGGAATATCAAAGTAACCTTGTATTTGACCAGCATGAAGATCCATGGTTATAACTCTATTAGCTCCCGCAATAGTAAGTAAGTTAGCAACTAATTTTGCTGTTATTGGCTCTCTTCCTCTTGTTTTTCTATCTTGTCTAGCATAACCGTAGTAAGGAATAACTGCGTTTATGTAACCAGCAGATGCTCTCTTACAAGCATCAATCATTATCAATAATTCCATCAAATTATCATTAGTAGGGCTTGAAGTTGGTTGTACTATAAAGACATCTTTACCTCTAACTGATTCGTTGATTTTAATGCTTATTTCACCATCTTTAAACTTTTCTATATCAGCCTTTGTAAGTTCAGTTCCAAGATTTTTAGCCATACTTTCTGCTAATTTGATGTTGGAATTTCCTGTTAATAGTTTTAATTCCCCTCTTTGGATATACTTATTTGTTTTAGTTGACATTTCTACTCCTTGTGATTTTTATCTCTTTCTTTTTTTCTTTCAACATAACCTTTAATGTGTTTTTGTTCTGCCCTTTCTATAATCAACTCGCCAGTACTAACATCTTCTGTTATTGTAGAACCAGCAGCAACAAAGCCTTCTTTCTCTACCTTAACAGGGGCAACTATATTCGCGTTTGATCCTATAAAAGCACCATCTTCTATAACCGACCTATGCTTAAACTTACCATCATAGTTTACAAAAACAACTCCACAACCAATATTTATATCTTGACCTAGGTCACTATCGCCAATGTAGGCAAGATGGCCCGCCTTGGTTCCTTCACCAAGGCTAGAATTTTTAACCTCAACAAAGTTACCAATATGGACTTTTTTTCCTATGTGTGCATTAGGTCTCAGTCTTGCAAAAGGACCTATATTACTACCTTCTTCCATATAAGAATTTTCTATAACTGCATTATCTATTTTAACATTATCTTCTATGGTTGAAT
This genomic window from Anaerococcus murdochii contains:
- the pth gene encoding aminoacyl-tRNA hydrolase, whose translation is MYFIVGLGNPGLQYENTRHNVGFITIDYLANKYDIDVRKLKFKSLYGQGEISGHKVMLIKPQTYMNNSGEAIRELKNFYKFDIDKLIVIYDDIDIDFGTIRIRKKGSAGSHNGMKSIIYQIQDDQFPRIKVSIGKKPERWDLAKFVLSGFSQEEVGVLEDEIRLAAEGIEIILKDDIDKAMNKCNSIKLVKEDNE
- a CDS encoding ribose-phosphate diphosphokinase; translation: MSTKTNKYIQRGELKLLTGNSNIKLAESMAKNLGTELTKADIEKFKDGEISIKINESVRGKDVFIVQPTSSPTNDNLMELLIMIDACKRASAGYINAVIPYYGYARQDRKTRGREPITAKLVANLLTIAGANRVITMDLHAGQIQGYFDIPVDHFSAIRLLSTHFQSFAFDKPEEFVVVSPDLGGVRRAREFADYLKLPIAIIEKRRPMPNVSEVMSVIGDFKGKHAIIVDDMIDTAGTITNAADFLVENGAKDVYLVATHGVFSGDAVKKLQKPSVKEVIITDTIAQPEEKRIDKITQLSIAPLLAEAINRINTYESISGLFTVIE